One window from the genome of [Clostridium] celerecrescens 18A encodes:
- a CDS encoding hydantoinase/oxoprolinase family protein, whose amino-acid sequence MGRSVRMGIDVGGTHTKAVAIDNATHEIIGKSSVKTTHDDPRGVAAGVVKSFQNCLCENQISPEDVVFVAHSTTQATNALIEGDVAAVGVIGMAKGGLEGILAKKQARLADIDLGNHKKIKIINDFLNIKKMDKSVVEKTIGEMQKAGAEVFVSSMAFGVDNGGPEQEVYEAASERGIPTTMASDITKLYGLTRRTRTAAINASILPKMLDTANSTEDSVREAGVYVPLMIMRGDGGVMEISEMKKRPVLTMLSGPAASVMGSLMYLRASNGVYFEVGGTTTNIGVIKNGRPAIDYSIVGGHPTYISSLDVRVLGVAGGSMVRANKQGVLDVGPRSAHIAGLDYSVYTDPAKIKRPKVEFFSPKPGDPTDYVRIRLEDGSAVTLTNSCAANVLGLVRPEHFSFGKVESARMAMAALADYCGTTVEDIAKQIMEKAYAKIEPVILELAEKYKLERDQISLVGVGGGAASLIIYFSEKMGVKYSIPENAEVISSIGVALSMVRDVVERIMPTPSKEDIRAIKNEALNKAIESGATAESVEIHIEIDPQTSKVTAIATGSTEVKTADLLKECDETEARHLAAQDMRIRDKETKLLASSDYFYIYGEKVEDDSPGAIRIVDKKGFIKVQRGRGMCRKVKAADYLEVLKRLWDDMAVYQTDLIIRPDYYICMGARVTDFAAQDFEQLELLIDLEVSSLEPDEEIMIVGANVKQN is encoded by the coding sequence ATGGGAAGATCAGTAAGAATGGGCATCGATGTGGGAGGCACTCATACAAAGGCGGTTGCCATTGATAATGCCACCCATGAAATTATTGGAAAGTCCTCAGTGAAGACAACCCATGACGATCCCAGAGGCGTTGCGGCAGGAGTGGTTAAGTCCTTCCAAAATTGTCTGTGCGAAAATCAAATCAGCCCGGAAGATGTAGTATTCGTCGCCCACTCTACTACACAGGCTACCAATGCGCTGATCGAAGGGGATGTGGCTGCAGTGGGCGTTATCGGCATGGCAAAGGGCGGTCTGGAAGGAATCCTTGCAAAAAAGCAGGCCAGACTGGCGGATATTGATCTTGGGAATCATAAGAAAATCAAAATTATCAATGATTTTCTGAATATTAAAAAAATGGATAAGTCTGTAGTGGAAAAAACCATTGGCGAGATGCAGAAAGCAGGCGCAGAGGTATTTGTTTCTTCCATGGCCTTTGGTGTAGACAACGGCGGGCCGGAGCAGGAGGTCTACGAGGCGGCCAGCGAAAGAGGCATTCCCACTACCATGGCTTCTGATATTACCAAGCTTTACGGACTTACCAGGCGGACAAGAACCGCTGCCATCAATGCCTCCATCCTTCCAAAGATGCTGGATACTGCCAATTCGACAGAAGACTCCGTAAGAGAGGCCGGGGTGTATGTGCCGCTGATGATTATGAGAGGCGACGGCGGGGTAATGGAGATTTCAGAAATGAAGAAGCGCCCGGTTCTGACCATGCTGTCAGGGCCTGCAGCATCCGTGATGGGTTCACTTATGTATCTTCGTGCCTCCAACGGCGTTTATTTTGAGGTGGGAGGAACTACCACCAACATCGGCGTCATTAAAAATGGACGCCCAGCCATTGATTATTCCATTGTAGGCGGCCATCCTACCTATATCTCTTCTCTTGATGTACGGGTTCTGGGCGTGGCCGGAGGGTCCATGGTCCGGGCAAACAAGCAGGGTGTTTTGGATGTAGGTCCCCGTTCTGCTCATATTGCAGGACTGGATTATTCCGTGTATACAGACCCAGCTAAGATCAAAAGGCCAAAGGTGGAGTTCTTTTCCCCAAAACCCGGTGATCCTACCGATTATGTCCGGATACGGTTGGAGGACGGTTCTGCGGTTACGCTTACAAATTCCTGCGCGGCCAATGTGCTGGGGCTGGTAAGGCCGGAGCATTTTTCTTTCGGAAAGGTGGAATCTGCCAGAATGGCCATGGCGGCTTTAGCTGATTACTGCGGCACCACGGTGGAAGATATTGCGAAGCAGATCATGGAAAAGGCCTATGCAAAGATTGAACCGGTTATACTGGAACTGGCGGAAAAATATAAGCTGGAAAGGGATCAGATATCCCTGGTTGGCGTAGGCGGGGGAGCAGCATCTCTGATTATCTATTTTAGTGAAAAGATGGGTGTTAAATATTCCATACCGGAAAATGCAGAGGTCATTTCTTCCATTGGTGTTGCTCTTTCCATGGTACGGGATGTGGTAGAGCGTATTATGCCCACTCCATCTAAGGAAGATATCCGTGCCATTAAGAATGAGGCCTTAAACAAGGCCATTGAGTCCGGAGCAACCGCAGAATCAGTAGAAATTCATATTGAGATTGATCCTCAGACCTCTAAAGTAACGGCGATTGCAACCGGATCCACAGAGGTTAAAACAGCGGATCTATTAAAGGAATGTGATGAAACGGAAGCCAGGCATCTGGCTGCCCAGGATATGCGGATTAGAGATAAGGAAACAAAGCTTCTGGCAAGTTCAGATTACTTCTATATCTATGGGGAAAAGGTGGAGGATGACTCTCCCGGTGCCATACGTATCGTTGATAAAAAGGGCTTTATTAAGGTGCAGAGAGGAAGAGGCATGTGCCGGAAGGTCAAAGCGGCAGATTATCTGGAAGTGTTAAAACGGCTTTGGGATGATATGGCTGTTTACCAGACGGACCTGATTATAAGGCCTGATTATTACATTTGCATGGGTGCCAGAGTTACGGATTTTGCTGCCCAGGATTTTGAACAGCTGGAACTTTTAATCGATCTGGAGGTATCATCTTTGGAGCCAGATGAAGAAATTATGATTGTTGGAGCCAACGTAAAACAGAATTAA
- a CDS encoding sodium/proton-translocating pyrophosphatase: protein MINPTVFFGMLVGASVPAIFSAMLMLGVDRNAQRMVSLMAAGLNKIVAGCRTQAIKKRCQDLCPDTVFLDSVNPSLSIRFIKFFFQFPVFWRL, encoded by the coding sequence ATTATCAATCCCACAGTATTTTTCGGAATGCTGGTGGGAGCCTCCGTTCCCGCTATTTTCTCTGCTATGCTGATGCTTGGGGTAGACCGCAATGCACAGAGAATGGTATCATTGATGGCGGCAGGACTTAATAAGATCGTGGCAGGCTGCCGCACACAGGCTATAAAAAAACGGTGCCAGGACTTGTGTCCTGACACCGTTTTTCTAGATTCAGTTAATCCGTCTCTTTCTATCCGATTTATAAAGTTCTTCTTTCAGTTTCCTGTGTTCTGGCGGCTTTAA
- a CDS encoding elongation factor G — translation MNVYGTKQIRNVALLGHGGAGKTTLAEAMALITGAISRMGKVTDGNTISDYDKEEIKRQFSISTTLIPLEYKGEDGPIKINLLDTPGYFDFVGEVEEAISVADAAVIVVNCKAGIEVGTLKAWELCEKYKLPRLFFVTNMDDDHASFRELLLKLDKEFGRKIAPFHLPIRENEKFVGFVNIVKMAGRRFTVNSDYEECEIPEYSQKNLGIAREALMEAVAETSEEYMERYFSGDEFTLDEISSALREHVIKGNIVPVMLGSGINAQGAKMVLQAIDKYFPSPDYFECIGVDISTGERFTAKYNDHVSLSARVFKTIVDPFIGKYSLLKICTGTLKPDSAIYNVNKDTEEKVGKLYVLRGKEAIEVTELKAGDIGAVSKLNVTQTGDTIALRSAPIVYHKPEISTPYTYMRYKTKTKGDEDKVSSALAKLTEEDWTLKAVNDTENRQSLLYAIGDQQLEVVVSKLLNRYKVDIELSKPKFAFRETLRKKVEVQGKYKKQSGGHGQYGDVKMSFEPSGDLETPYVFAESVFGGAVPRNYFPAVEKGIAECVLKGPLAAYPVVGLKATLTDGSYHPVDSSELAFKMAATMAFKKGFMEANPVLLEPIAFLKVTVPDKFTGDVMGDLNRRRGRVLGMNSNHSGKQVIEADVPMSELFGYNTDLRSMTGGIGTYEYEFSRYELAPGDVQKREVEERASKIDRIEV, via the coding sequence ATGAACGTGTATGGAACCAAACAGATCCGTAACGTCGCCTTACTTGGGCACGGGGGCGCCGGTAAAACCACCCTGGCAGAGGCTATGGCGTTGATTACCGGAGCCATCAGCAGAATGGGAAAAGTTACCGATGGCAATACCATCAGCGATTATGACAAAGAAGAGATTAAGAGACAGTTCTCCATCTCTACTACCCTGATTCCTTTGGAGTATAAAGGAGAGGATGGCCCCATCAAGATCAACCTGCTTGATACTCCCGGATATTTTGATTTTGTTGGCGAAGTTGAAGAGGCCATCAGCGTTGCGGATGCAGCAGTAATAGTTGTGAATTGTAAGGCAGGTATTGAAGTTGGAACATTAAAGGCGTGGGAACTCTGCGAAAAGTACAAGCTTCCCAGACTTTTCTTTGTTACAAATATGGATGACGACCATGCAAGTTTCCGTGAATTGTTATTAAAGCTTGATAAAGAGTTCGGAAGAAAGATTGCACCGTTCCACCTCCCGATTCGTGAAAACGAAAAGTTCGTAGGTTTTGTAAATATTGTAAAAATGGCAGGCCGGCGTTTTACCGTAAACAGTGATTATGAAGAATGTGAGATTCCTGAATATAGCCAGAAGAATCTGGGAATTGCCCGTGAAGCTCTTATGGAGGCCGTAGCAGAAACCAGCGAGGAATATATGGAACGCTATTTCTCCGGTGATGAGTTTACCCTTGATGAGATTTCTTCAGCCCTTCGGGAACATGTGATAAAAGGAAATATCGTTCCGGTCATGCTTGGTTCCGGAATTAACGCCCAGGGCGCCAAGATGGTGCTTCAGGCTATAGATAAGTATTTTCCATCCCCCGACTATTTTGAGTGTATCGGCGTGGATATTTCTACGGGTGAACGTTTTACAGCGAAATATAACGATCATGTGTCCCTGTCAGCCCGTGTGTTTAAGACGATAGTGGATCCGTTTATCGGAAAGTATTCCCTGTTAAAGATTTGTACCGGCACCTTAAAGCCTGATTCCGCCATTTATAACGTGAATAAGGATACAGAGGAAAAGGTCGGAAAGCTTTATGTGTTAAGAGGTAAGGAGGCCATTGAAGTTACGGAATTAAAAGCAGGAGACATCGGAGCAGTGTCAAAGCTTAATGTGACGCAGACCGGTGATACCATAGCTCTCCGCTCTGCACCAATCGTCTATCATAAACCGGAGATATCCACTCCATATACGTATATGCGTTATAAGACCAAGACAAAGGGCGATGAAGATAAGGTTTCGAGTGCCCTGGCAAAACTGACGGAAGAGGATTGGACCTTAAAGGCAGTAAATGATACGGAAAACCGCCAGTCTCTCCTTTATGCCATCGGAGACCAGCAGCTGGAGGTGGTTGTAAGCAAGCTATTAAACCGCTATAAGGTTGACATTGAACTAAGTAAACCGAAATTTGCTTTCCGGGAAACCCTTCGTAAGAAAGTGGAAGTCCAGGGCAAGTATAAGAAACAGTCCGGCGGACACGGACAGTACGGTGACGTAAAGATGTCCTTTGAACCTTCCGGGGATTTAGAAACTCCTTATGTATTTGCTGAAAGCGTATTTGGCGGGGCAGTGCCGAGAAACTATTTCCCGGCAGTTGAAAAGGGAATCGCAGAGTGCGTCTTAAAAGGACCGCTTGCTGCTTATCCGGTAGTGGGATTAAAGGCTACGCTGACCGACGGCTCTTACCATCCGGTTGACTCATCTGAGCTGGCCTTTAAGATGGCTGCAACCATGGCCTTTAAAAAGGGCTTTATGGAGGCAAATCCGGTTCTGCTTGAACCGATCGCATTCCTTAAGGTTACGGTTCCGGATAAATTTACCGGAGATGTTATGGGAGATTTAAACCGAAGGAGAGGACGGGTTCTGGGAATGAATTCCAACCATAGCGGAAAGCAGGTCATTGAAGCGGATGTGCCGATGTCTGAACTGTTTGGCTATAATACGGATCTGCGCTCCATGACCGGAGGCATCGGAACCTATGAATATGAATTCAGCCGCTATGAACTGGCTCCGGGAGATGTGCAGAAGAGAGAAGTGGAAGAGAGAGCATCCAAGATTGACAGGATAGAAGTTTAA
- a CDS encoding acyltransferase domain-containing protein gives MIRHNIFSEDTQKAVASASAVFRSYPFFMSNYIWCRELLLKRKDPEHAAEAVELGIRHAKMLNLDAYLLPVVYIDWMLPEVFVELKNQGIPEWVLLESMKDIEIWIRVYRRYHGDKVGLDQIEWVFRSLSGRVKRFGSLQFEELTYEFPFLIFKNRLTGEYRALACTGHKVDQDGYFSGTNGRNFNRESETYISVLKETVTGFSPDLKQGVLKMEKAVTLNLSDWELKLAPGEKAVAVHIPEGADLSPDKIDSALETAKEYYTGSLLVCDSWLLDPHLKVILPEKSRIISFMERFYKMPLKAEQPQILERVMGFDCSMEKLENYPCSTSLQISLKKYLLGGKEMFTTAGFMPWK, from the coding sequence ATGATAAGACACAATATATTTAGTGAAGATACTCAAAAGGCGGTTGCTTCTGCATCCGCCGTTTTCCGCAGTTATCCCTTCTTTATGAGTAATTACATATGGTGCAGGGAGCTTCTGCTGAAAAGGAAGGACCCGGAACACGCCGCAGAGGCGGTAGAACTGGGGATCCGGCATGCTAAGATGCTGAATCTGGATGCTTATTTGCTTCCGGTCGTTTATATAGACTGGATGCTGCCGGAGGTTTTTGTAGAACTTAAAAATCAGGGGATCCCGGAATGGGTTCTTCTGGAGTCCATGAAGGATATTGAAATCTGGATCAGGGTTTACCGGAGATACCATGGGGATAAGGTGGGCCTTGATCAGATTGAGTGGGTGTTTCGATCCCTTTCCGGAAGGGTGAAGCGGTTTGGCAGCCTGCAGTTTGAGGAGTTGACTTATGAATTTCCCTTCCTGATTTTTAAAAACAGGCTGACTGGAGAATACAGGGCTTTGGCATGTACTGGCCATAAAGTAGATCAGGATGGTTATTTTTCGGGGACCAATGGCAGAAATTTTAACAGGGAGTCCGAAACTTATATAAGCGTTCTGAAAGAAACGGTGACTGGTTTTTCGCCGGATCTTAAGCAGGGAGTGCTTAAGATGGAGAAAGCAGTAACGCTTAATTTGTCTGACTGGGAGCTTAAACTGGCTCCGGGAGAAAAGGCGGTGGCAGTTCACATTCCGGAAGGGGCAGACCTGTCTCCTGATAAAATTGATTCTGCTTTGGAAACGGCAAAAGAATATTATACAGGAAGCCTTCTGGTCTGTGACAGCTGGCTGCTGGATCCTCATCTTAAGGTTATACTTCCGGAGAAAAGCAGGATCATAAGCTTTATGGAGCGTTTTTACAAAATGCCATTAAAGGCGGAACAACCCCAAATTCTGGAACGGGTCATGGGGTTTGATTGTTCTATGGAAAAACTGGAGAATTACCCATGCAGCACCTCGCTGCAAATCTCGTTAAAAAAATATCTTCTTGGAGGGAAGGAGATGTTTACCACAGCAGGCTTTATGCCGTGGAAATGA
- a CDS encoding carbohydrate ABC transporter permease, translating to MKEKLSFAERMKRAGSRGDFASFFMLLPAVFLLVVISIYPFCWLFRYIFYDYNGFTAYYIGFKNFTRMFQDAVFWRSVLHTFEYAVMKLIIIIPLSLLLAVLLNQKIKGSGIFRGIYFMPTVISSAVYSLIFGFIFAVYNGVLNAYLQKLGMIHSPIDWLGSASIVMISIIIVAVWGGFGNYMILFMSGLSSISEEIYESCKMDGANGVQSFFYITLPMLSPVLKVILMLAITTALKDYESILVLTNGGPNSRSEVMFTYIYKLIFGSQTTPQIGYATVLSIMAALIIGVITAVYMYLARKLDDVV from the coding sequence ATGAAAGAAAAATTAAGCTTTGCGGAGCGAATGAAACGGGCAGGCAGCAGGGGGGATTTTGCTTCTTTTTTCATGCTGCTTCCGGCAGTGTTCTTGCTGGTGGTAATATCCATCTATCCTTTCTGCTGGCTTTTCCGATATATTTTCTATGATTACAACGGATTTACAGCTTACTATATAGGATTTAAAAACTTTACCAGAATGTTTCAGGATGCCGTTTTCTGGCGCAGCGTCCTTCATACCTTTGAATATGCTGTGATGAAGTTAATCATCATCATACCCTTATCCCTGCTTCTTGCTGTTTTGCTGAACCAGAAGATCAAGGGAAGCGGAATCTTCCGGGGGATTTATTTTATGCCTACGGTCATAAGCTCTGCCGTTTACAGCCTTATATTCGGCTTTATCTTTGCCGTATACAACGGCGTATTGAATGCTTATCTGCAGAAGCTTGGAATGATCCATTCCCCCATTGACTGGCTGGGAAGCGCCTCCATCGTTATGATTTCCATTATCATCGTGGCGGTATGGGGCGGATTCGGAAACTATATGATTCTGTTTATGTCAGGTCTTTCCAGCATTTCGGAAGAAATATACGAAAGCTGCAAGATGGACGGAGCCAATGGGGTACAGTCATTCTTTTATATCACCCTTCCCATGCTGAGCCCTGTGCTAAAGGTTATCTTAATGCTGGCCATCACTACAGCGCTGAAGGATTATGAATCGATTCTTGTACTTACCAATGGAGGGCCTAACAGCAGATCTGAGGTAATGTTCACCTATATTTATAAGCTGATATTCGGTTCACAGACAACGCCCCAGATCGGTTATGCAACCGTACTCAGCATTATGGCTGCTCTTATTATCGGCGTGATTACAGCCGTTTACATGTACCTTGCAAGAAAACTGGATGATGTGGTTTAA
- a CDS encoding GntR family transcriptional regulator — MGVIENNQEDTIYDVLRSDILDLKLRPGMIFSIKDISESYEVGRTPVRDALISLSKEGLITFLPQRGTMISKIDYDKVRNERFLRICVEENVMLEFMAVCNLKAITALEMSLDRQEQLEKTKDIRAFRGEDMYFHSIFYEGANKGYCNNILAANSGHYRRIQMLAMADSGIEPGVVKQHRELMDAILAKDSEQLHGVLNHHLNRLISKERPLVSKYPDLFDRENKEIRREPDELGIDFLVDTKLKYHA; from the coding sequence ATGGGCGTCATAGAAAACAACCAGGAAGATACCATATATGATGTATTGAGATCCGATATACTGGATTTGAAGCTGCGCCCTGGAATGATATTCAGCATCAAGGACATCAGCGAATCCTATGAGGTTGGAAGAACTCCGGTCAGGGATGCATTAATCAGCCTTTCCAAGGAGGGACTCATTACATTTCTTCCCCAGCGTGGAACCATGATATCTAAGATTGATTATGATAAGGTCCGTAATGAGCGGTTTCTGAGGATTTGCGTGGAAGAAAATGTGATGCTGGAATTTATGGCGGTATGCAATTTAAAGGCAATCACCGCATTGGAGATGTCTTTGGACAGACAGGAACAGCTTGAAAAAACAAAAGATATCCGGGCATTTCGGGGAGAGGATATGTATTTTCATTCCATCTTTTACGAAGGAGCCAACAAGGGATACTGCAATAATATTTTGGCTGCAAACTCCGGCCATTACAGAAGAATCCAGATGCTGGCTATGGCAGACTCCGGAATTGAACCAGGGGTTGTAAAGCAGCACAGAGAATTGATGGATGCCATCCTTGCAAAGGATTCTGAACAGCTTCATGGAGTTTTAAACCATCATCTGAACCGTCTGATCAGCAAGGAACGGCCTTTGGTATCCAAATATCCGGACTTGTTTGACCGTGAAAATAAAGAAATAAGAAGAGAACCGGATGAGCTGGGCATTGACTTTCTGGTGGACACAAAACTGAAATATCATGCATAG
- a CDS encoding carbohydrate ABC transporter permease, with translation MEKTHTVYSKKTKVMRSLLFMLLLVISLITLYPVIYIILGSFKANNELLLGGTDILPKTFIFDNYKQAWEKANFAVYTVNSLMISLGVMVLSILTTTMAGYVFARKKFKGKELLYSIFVAFMFVNVGSVSLRPLFELAVKVKMNTSLLSIILISTGMGQATYIFLVRGFMNTISKELDEAAKLDGCTFFQIYYKIILPLLKPVIATIGLLSFRTGWNEYIMPLVFTMSNDKLRPLTVGVVMLKNSGDGTAAWNLMFAGSTISIIPIIVIYMCTSRYFMSGLTAGAVKG, from the coding sequence ATGGAAAAGACACATACCGTATATTCAAAAAAGACAAAAGTAATGCGAAGCCTTCTGTTCATGCTTCTCCTGGTTATTTCGCTGATCACCCTTTACCCGGTCATCTACATTATACTGGGATCTTTTAAGGCGAATAATGAACTGCTTTTAGGAGGCACCGACATTCTGCCTAAAACATTTATCTTTGACAACTACAAGCAGGCCTGGGAAAAGGCCAATTTCGCGGTCTATACTGTGAACAGCCTTATGATAAGCCTTGGTGTCATGGTATTGTCCATCCTGACAACGACCATGGCCGGATACGTGTTCGCAAGAAAAAAATTCAAAGGAAAAGAGTTATTGTACAGCATTTTTGTAGCCTTTATGTTTGTCAACGTGGGAAGTGTAAGCTTAAGGCCCCTGTTTGAACTCGCTGTGAAGGTGAAAATGAATACCTCCCTTCTAAGCATAATCCTGATTTCCACTGGTATGGGTCAGGCAACCTACATTTTCCTGGTACGTGGATTTATGAATACCATTTCCAAGGAACTTGATGAGGCGGCCAAATTAGATGGCTGTACTTTTTTCCAGATTTATTATAAAATAATATTACCACTTTTAAAACCGGTCATTGCGACCATCGGGCTTCTTTCGTTCCGTACCGGCTGGAATGAATACATCATGCCGCTGGTGTTCACCATGTCCAATGACAAGCTCCGCCCTCTGACTGTTGGCGTTGTCATGTTAAAAAACAGCGGAGACGGAACGGCTGCATGGAACCTGATGTTTGCAGGCTCTACAATTTCAATCATACCAATCATAGTCATTTATATGTGCACCAGCCGCTACTTCATGAGCGGGTTGACTGCTGGCGCGGTAAAGGGATAA
- a CDS encoding citrate transporter: MNVNVIIGIIMILSFLGMVWYCVKGLNLMVGFAVMATFWTALALVGNSISPNSAMEGKSFIDVLTYVYADGPAGYAKSILVNVFFGAFFGRVLVETGIASTLIRKVVELGGDKPRITMGLLCIVTAIIFMSMTGIGPVISIAVIVLPIMLSLGVPAPVAMFSFMGSIMAGIFGNIVNFKQYQTIYAGFNPAAENYTYNDYFQMGVICMVVALVVVLIVANIFMSKKAAHAWAAKSFTVSENAPAISWISVILPVLGVVIFQIPIILGFCLAGIYALITTGKLKGTYSDICRLFAKLFTDGSIDVAPMIGFLLTLSMFNNAAAYAAPYFTAILGGFVPRSALVLALIFAILTPLGFFRGPLNLVGCGTAILAVVIAALPDAPVAFLYPLFAITTIAPQHLDITQSWVAWGFGYTKVSTKDYMKMSIPTGWIVGFICCILAFVLYGGLM, encoded by the coding sequence ATGAACGTCAATGTTATCATCGGCATTATCATGATTCTGTCTTTCCTGGGCATGGTATGGTATTGTGTAAAAGGGCTAAACCTCATGGTGGGATTTGCAGTCATGGCAACTTTCTGGACAGCGCTTGCGTTGGTGGGAAATTCCATTTCACCCAATTCCGCTATGGAAGGCAAGTCGTTTATTGATGTACTGACCTACGTTTATGCGGATGGTCCGGCCGGATATGCAAAGTCTATCCTGGTCAACGTATTCTTCGGAGCATTTTTTGGCAGAGTTCTGGTAGAAACGGGAATTGCATCAACACTTATCCGTAAGGTTGTTGAACTGGGCGGTGATAAACCAAGGATCACCATGGGTTTGTTATGTATTGTTACGGCAATTATCTTTATGTCCATGACAGGAATTGGTCCTGTAATCTCAATTGCGGTTATCGTGCTTCCGATCATGCTGTCACTGGGCGTGCCGGCACCTGTTGCCATGTTCAGCTTTATGGGTTCCATTATGGCCGGTATCTTTGGCAATATTGTAAACTTCAAACAGTATCAGACGATTTATGCAGGCTTTAATCCTGCTGCAGAAAACTATACTTACAATGATTATTTCCAGATGGGCGTCATCTGTATGGTAGTCGCGCTGGTGGTGGTTCTGATCGTAGCTAACATTTTCATGAGCAAAAAGGCGGCTCATGCCTGGGCAGCAAAATCTTTTACCGTAAGCGAAAATGCTCCGGCCATTTCCTGGATTTCCGTAATCCTTCCGGTTCTGGGTGTTGTAATCTTTCAGATCCCGATTATCCTTGGATTCTGCCTTGCCGGTATTTATGCACTGATAACCACTGGAAAGCTGAAAGGAACTTATTCCGATATCTGCCGGCTTTTTGCCAAGCTGTTTACCGATGGTTCCATTGATGTTGCTCCGATGATCGGCTTTTTGCTTACATTGTCCATGTTTAACAACGCAGCTGCATATGCCGCACCGTATTTCACTGCGATTCTGGGAGGCTTTGTACCGAGGAGCGCTCTTGTCCTTGCTCTTATTTTTGCAATCCTGACTCCTCTGGGCTTCTTTAGAGGTCCTTTGAACCTTGTTGGATGCGGAACTGCAATCCTGGCGGTAGTTATTGCCGCACTTCCGGACGCACCTGTTGCATTCTTATATCCTCTGTTTGCTATCACAACCATTGCACCGCAGCATCTGGATATCACACAGTCCTGGGTAGCCTGGGGCTTTGGCTATACAAAGGTTTCGACAAAAGATTATATGAAGATGTCTATACCCACAGGATGGATCGTCGGCTTTATCTGCTGTATTCTTGCCTTTGTCCTTTACGGTGGTTTAATGTAA
- a CDS encoding BadF/BadG/BcrA/BcrD ATPase family protein: MKGYYAGLDIGGTNGRLKICGSAGEVLGEFTAPGCSLNTDGAEKSRLRYRDLVLPALKELNLDPGCCLGICVAASGIDSPSDEHNCRSSFEEMGFPHERLLVLNDCEVFLHMTEDPALVVISGTGSICFGRDKKGSIYRTGGWNHIISDEGSGFDMGLKTLKAVGDDLSGRIKCPVLTPLIIKETGLDTLEKIDDFINAYLMEKSEIARLSLYAYQAAVLGDHEAVRIHRECGDALWGLIRDTKSKMAEDSPADKLNLWLWGSVLVKNDIIRSMVEEKVLVGMPGTEIGIPEMSALDTALKAARTQETERRTL; encoded by the coding sequence ATGAAAGGATATTATGCAGGATTGGATATTGGCGGTACCAATGGAAGGCTTAAAATCTGCGGTTCGGCTGGGGAGGTACTTGGAGAATTTACGGCGCCGGGCTGCAGCCTAAATACGGATGGAGCGGAGAAAAGCCGGCTTCGGTACCGGGATCTGGTACTGCCGGCTCTTAAAGAACTAAATCTGGATCCGGGCTGCTGTCTGGGTATCTGTGTTGCAGCCAGCGGGATCGATTCTCCATCGGATGAGCATAATTGCAGGTCCAGCTTTGAGGAGATGGGATTTCCTCATGAAAGGCTGCTGGTGTTAAACGACTGCGAGGTTTTTCTTCATATGACAGAGGATCCTGCTTTGGTGGTCATATCAGGGACCGGTTCGATATGCTTTGGGAGAGATAAAAAAGGAAGTATCTATCGAACAGGCGGCTGGAATCACATCATTAGCGACGAGGGAAGCGGGTTTGACATGGGGCTGAAAACCTTAAAAGCAGTGGGAGATGATCTGTCCGGACGAATCAAATGTCCCGTTCTAACACCTCTTATTATTAAGGAGACAGGGCTTGATACACTGGAAAAAATAGATGACTTTATCAATGCCTATCTTATGGAAAAGTCTGAGATCGCCAGATTATCCTTGTATGCATATCAGGCGGCGGTCCTTGGTGATCATGAAGCCGTCCGAATTCACCGGGAATGCGGGGATGCCTTGTGGGGGCTTATTCGGGATACGAAATCCAAGATGGCTGAAGATAGTCCTGCGGACAAGCTAAACCTCTGGCTCTGGGGCAGTGTTCTGGTTAAAAATGATATAATCCGGAGTATGGTGGAAGAAAAGGTCCTGGTAGGAATGCCCGGCACTGAGATCGGAATACCGGAGATGAGTGCGTTGGATACGGCACTTAAAGCCGCCAGAACACAGGAAACTGAAAGAAGAACTTTATAA